From Arachis hypogaea cultivar Tifrunner chromosome 3, arahy.Tifrunner.gnm2.J5K5, whole genome shotgun sequence:
ACTAGATGAGGGCAATAGCATTGTTTCCGTAATCTTCAGGAACAAAGAAATATATACTACATTCCAAAAAGAGACACTTGCATGTTGCATCTACTCTACTATTTAATGTGTAACTTTTTGATAGTATGTAATTTCTTGGAACTAATAATTATTGTGTTCGTGCCGCCTTTTGTAGATATGGATGATTCTCTTTTTGTCTGAGAGATCGATGGTTTCATTTCAACTTCCAACAAGTATTGCTATATGACAGTTGACAGATAGGGGAATTTAAGTCAACAAAGGTAATGGCTCTAATCTCGAGTTTTTAACACCCATGAACCCTTTTAAGAGCAGAAAACGAattcaattaaatattaaaatcataTTTCTTTAGAACATTTtgcttttttaaatatttcttaaCTCAAAATTGTTCACTATGAAAATAAAGAATATTTTAATGTTAAATTGTTTTAATAGCATTATTCatttatttgtacattaaatgCCAACTAGCTAtacctcaaatggcataatctccccATACTCACTTAGAGGTTAGATTTAAGTCTCACtcctaacttaaaaaaaaaaaaaaaatagcaactgCATTATGTGTAaacaaaaaattacttaaatttatttcaataacATTATTCaaaaattgagtgaattttatcccgACTCTACTAAATATATGAAATATAGTTTTCATGATACTAATAAATATGAaaaatctaatcatttctaattaGATCAATAATAGAATATTtcataatatatttgtatataaatacatgtgttatttaactcatttttaatatatattttatattttagcatatattttatattagtagctgattttagtatatatctaACATAGTTGATTCATTATATACTCATCATTCTATCAGTATAACATGGAGTAAAGTTTTTGTGAAATCCACATTCAATCTTATAGTTAcaacaaacaagtaaataaacataaagtgAGTTATCTAAACCTTTCTCTTTAATCTATATCACAgcctaaaaggaaaaaaaaaaaataaaaagacaaaaactGAAGAGATATATAGATTATAGACAGCTAACAAGTTGTGAAGCATACACAACTTCCTAAAATTATTGTCTTGGACATCCTTCAGTTATCTATATAGCAATTCTGGATTGATATAGCAGTAAAAAAGACCTCATTTGTTGATAGAGGAAGATAGGGTGGTAGAATAGGCATCCTTTGTGGAAGAATGGGTAAAGGAGCATCAAAGTTAAGAACCTTCAACACTTGCCTTATAGAAGGCCTGCATTGGCAATCTGGATGAGCACACCAAAGACCAACAACAAGCATACATTCCATTTGTTGAACATCAAATGCAACACATAGATTTGGATCTGCTGCTGCTGTGATGCTTCTCAACCCATACAGCTCCCAAACCCACTCTACCAATGAAACTTGAGTCACACGACCCTCCATCTCTATGTGATGAATAGCCTTTTTGCCGCATGCTATCTCCAACAAAACAACCCCAAAACTGTATATATCAGATTCCTTCCCAACTTTTCCTGTTTTCATGTATTCTGGTGCTATGTAACCAAGTGTGCCAGCAGTCACTGTGGTCCTTGAACCTTTCTCATGATTCACAAGCCTGGCCAATCCAAAATCCCCAAGCTTAGCATTGAAATCTGAGTCCAACATTATGTTGCTTGATTTAATGTCCCTGTGAAGCACACACTGTTCCCACCCTTCTTGCAAATACAGCAATGCTGATGCCAATCCCAAAGCTATGCTGTACCTTACCTGCCAAGACAAGAAGCCTACTCCGTCGAAAAGACAAGAATCCAAGCTTCCATTTGGCATGTATTCATATATCAGGATGAAGTCATTCTTCTTGTGACACCAACCAGTAAGTCTAACCAAATTCCTGTGTCTCAATTGGCTGATGATCTTCACTTCAGCTGCATATTCCTTTATCCCTTGCCTTGAATCTGCTGATATCTTCTTTACAGCAGCATAAGAGTCTGTATCTTTGAAATATCCTTTATAAACACCACCAAAGCCGCCTTTTCCGAGCTTCTTCGCCTCTTCAAAGTTATTTGTGGCAGACACCAATATGTTGTAACTGATCCTCTGAGGTCCAGTTTGGAATTCATGATCCATAGGATCGAGttcatgttttcttcttcctctcttgcgTATGAAATCCAAGACCAGGACCAACACTAACAAACTCAAAAACCAAGCAGTGCCAATTTCTAGTCCTTGCTTCAATTTCTCCCGTTTTCTGTTGTCATCACCGGCATTACTTGGTGTTGATAACTTTGCAATGAATGACCATGAAAGCAGTCTAAATTGAACAGTATAATTCTGTGTTGAAGCTGAAATGCCAAGAGTAACAGGATCTTTTAAGTAATCAGTGAGATCCAAGTGGCTTGAAAGGTTTTTTGGTACAGGGCCATTGAAGGATCCTCCGGTGAAGTAAACGTCGAGACGCCTGCTTCCGGCGCTGTATACGACACTGCAGTTGTAAACATTGGTTATGTCTGAGAAATCTGCAGGCCATTTGCTGTACTTGGTGGAAATCATAGAATTGATATCTATTCCCACATGTGGCTCTGGGCCTATTGGGTCCCAAGGATCTGAGTTAGTGTCAAACTCCACAGCCACAAAAGAGTACTCATCTGGGTGAGGGTGACAAGGTTGCACAAGACCAAGCCCTCCACCGTTCATACCATGTTTCTTAATTGGCAGCATATGGCTTGCTATGAAGAATGCCAAACCTTCTCCATGGTAGGTCTTGTTTGAGATAACAACAAAGGTAAAATTGGTAGTGAAGTCATATCTTTGTTCTGAATTGTTTTTCATAAGATGCATAGGCTTGGTTGTGATTCTTCCTAATCCCT
This genomic window contains:
- the LOC112781543 gene encoding L-type lectin-domain containing receptor kinase IX.1-like, which encodes MVNFVVLLVIVIIMHVANAQIRSFNFNKNFNPAQSPELNPDGDATYSQSFDHIQLTGKTDNAKGLGRITTKPMHLMKNNSEQRYDFTTNFTFVVISNKTYHGEGLAFFIASHMLPIKKHGMNGGGLGLVQPCHPHPDEYSFVAVEFDTNSDPWDPIGPEPHVGIDINSMISTKYSKWPADFSDITNVYNCSVVYSAGSRRLDVYFTGGSFNGPVPKNLSSHLDLTDYLKDPVTLGISASTQNYTVQFRLLSWSFIAKLSTPSNAGDDNRKREKLKQGLEIGTAWFLSLLVLVLVLDFIRKRGRRKHELDPMDHEFQTGPQRISYNILVSATNNFEEAKKLGKGGFGGVYKGYFKDTDSYAAVKKISADSRQGIKEYAAEVKIISQLRHRNLVRLTGWCHKKNDFILIYEYMPNGSLDSCLFDGVGFLSWQVRYSIALGLASALLYLQEGWEQCVLHRDIKSSNIMLDSDFNAKLGDFGLARLVNHEKGSRTTVTAGTLGYIAPEYMKTGKVGKESDIYSFGVVLLEIACGKKAIHHIEMEGRVTQVSLVEWVWELYGLRSITAAADPNLCVAFDVQQMECMLVVGLWCAHPDCQCRPSIRQVLKVLNFDAPLPILPQRMPILPPYLPLSTNEVFFTAISIQNCYIDN